One Gimesia aquarii DNA segment encodes these proteins:
- a CDS encoding NAD-dependent epimerase/dehydratase family protein translates to MQDLPQTIENVEQLEELLSRPTPQVIKALNQTRGDLILLGIAGKMGPTLARMIIRGDQEAGIQRRLIGVSRFSDESSRQPLEDLGIETLKGDLLDVDFINSLPDVPNVIYMAGMKFGATGNESLTWAMNTYLPALVCNKYQNSQITAFSTGNVYGLVDASGNGSVETDKPNPTGEYAMSCLGRERMFEHFSRTLKIPMTLIRLNYATECRYGVLVDIAQQVYQEKTIDISMGYVNVIWQGDANAMTLCSMPDDTSPPAFLNVAGPQILSVREISERFGSLFGKPPQFNGTESQDALLNNGQYGHQRYGAPLVEVDQIIAWIADWIQHERPLLGKPTHFESRSGKF, encoded by the coding sequence ATGCAAGATCTTCCCCAAACTATTGAGAACGTAGAACAACTAGAAGAACTATTAAGCCGCCCAACTCCTCAAGTAATCAAAGCGTTAAATCAAACCAGAGGTGATCTGATTCTCCTCGGAATTGCTGGCAAAATGGGACCGACGTTGGCGCGGATGATCATTCGAGGAGACCAGGAAGCAGGCATTCAACGACGTCTCATCGGTGTGAGTCGCTTTTCAGATGAATCAAGCAGGCAACCTTTAGAAGATTTGGGGATTGAAACGTTGAAAGGCGATTTGCTTGATGTCGATTTTATCAACAGCTTACCTGATGTCCCAAATGTAATTTACATGGCTGGCATGAAATTTGGGGCGACAGGCAATGAATCGCTCACTTGGGCCATGAACACCTATCTGCCTGCTCTCGTCTGTAACAAATATCAGAATAGCCAGATTACGGCCTTTTCAACGGGTAATGTTTACGGGCTTGTGGACGCATCAGGGAATGGGTCGGTTGAAACAGACAAGCCTAATCCAACAGGCGAATATGCGATGAGCTGTCTGGGGCGTGAGCGTATGTTTGAACATTTCAGCCGCACGCTCAAAATTCCTATGACTCTCATTCGCTTGAACTACGCGACCGAATGCCGCTATGGTGTTCTCGTCGATATTGCGCAACAGGTTTATCAGGAAAAAACTATTGATATTTCAATGGGATATGTCAATGTGATCTGGCAAGGAGATGCTAATGCCATGACTCTCTGTTCGATGCCCGATGATACATCCCCCCCTGCTTTTTTGAATGTCGCTGGCCCGCAAATTCTTAGTGTCCGCGAAATCAGCGAACGATTTGGAAGTTTGTTCGGCAAACCCCCTCAGTTTAACGGAACTGAATCGCAAGACGCCTTACTCAATAACGGCCAATATGGGCACCAACGTTATGGCGCCCCCTTGGTCGAAGTCGACCAAATTATTGCTTGGATTGCAGACTGGATACAACACGAACGCCCTT
- a CDS encoding DUF1501 domain-containing protein: MFRLEFGKTGKYCDGLNRRHFLQIGVAGMGSASLSQILHAKEASQQQGIKAKDTSVILLWLDGGPSHMDLYDLKPEAPSENRGIWNPIHTNVPGMDITEMFPLQAKCADKFSIVRSLHHNTGDHFTGGHWMLTGRGGVSGGSTPGKNPSIASMATKVLGPRDPGMPAYVSVPYASSIGLRPGYFGGNFLGVQHNPFETGSDPNNNNFQVKNLNLAKGLSVQRLKDRKALSKSFDKLRKDVDQSGMLGSMDRLDQKAYELVTGEKARKAFDLNSEDEKIRELYGRHTWGQSVLLARRLVEAGTTFVTVHFGGWDHHWNLQSGMESYLPRVDQAVSALFGDLAQRGLSDQVLVVLCGEFSRTPRMNNGGNGGPPLSKGTPGRDHWGNSMFCLLGGGGVKGGRVIGSTNRLGDSPADRPVRPGHIHHTIYRALGMDPEIHFLDHSGRPTVAIDHGEVIHELF; the protein is encoded by the coding sequence ATGTTCCGTCTTGAATTTGGAAAAACAGGAAAATACTGCGATGGTTTGAATCGACGTCATTTTCTGCAAATTGGTGTAGCAGGAATGGGTTCGGCAAGCCTTTCTCAAATATTACATGCCAAAGAAGCTTCCCAACAACAGGGAATTAAAGCCAAAGATACTTCTGTGATTCTGCTCTGGTTAGATGGCGGCCCCAGCCATATGGATCTTTATGACCTAAAACCTGAAGCTCCCAGCGAAAATCGAGGCATCTGGAATCCGATCCATACGAATGTCCCTGGTATGGACATTACGGAAATGTTTCCCCTTCAGGCAAAATGTGCCGACAAGTTTTCCATTGTTCGATCTCTGCACCACAATACTGGTGATCATTTCACAGGAGGACACTGGATGCTGACCGGCCGTGGTGGCGTGAGTGGGGGAAGTACCCCCGGAAAGAATCCTTCTATCGCCTCTATGGCTACAAAAGTCCTAGGACCACGAGACCCTGGGATGCCAGCTTATGTTTCTGTTCCCTATGCCTCCAGTATTGGTTTGCGACCGGGTTACTTCGGTGGAAACTTCCTGGGAGTTCAACATAATCCTTTTGAAACGGGCTCAGATCCCAATAATAACAATTTCCAAGTTAAAAACTTGAATCTAGCAAAAGGGTTATCAGTCCAACGTCTGAAAGACCGTAAAGCATTATCAAAGAGTTTTGACAAACTCCGCAAAGACGTGGATCAGTCGGGTATGTTGGGATCGATGGATCGACTGGATCAAAAGGCCTATGAGCTGGTCACTGGTGAGAAAGCCCGTAAAGCATTTGATCTGAACTCGGAAGACGAAAAAATTCGGGAACTATATGGCCGTCATACCTGGGGGCAAAGTGTCTTACTGGCACGTCGTCTGGTGGAAGCGGGAACCACATTCGTCACTGTCCACTTTGGAGGTTGGGACCACCACTGGAACCTGCAAAGTGGAATGGAAAGTTACCTACCTCGTGTTGATCAAGCTGTCAGCGCTCTGTTTGGCGACCTCGCCCAACGCGGATTAAGTGATCAAGTTCTTGTGGTACTCTGTGGAGAATTTAGTCGAACTCCGCGTATGAACAATGGTGGTAACGGTGGTCCTCCATTAAGTAAAGGGACTCCCGGTCGCGATCACTGGGGTAACTCCATGTTTTGTCTCCTAGGTGGAGGTGGTGTCAAGGGAGGCCGAGTCATTGGCTCTACCAATCGACTGGGAGACTCTCCCGCCGATCGCCCAGTACGACCAGGACACATCCATCACACTATCTATCGTGCTCTAGGCATGGATCCTGAAATTCATTTTCTCGATCATTCTGGCCGACCAACGGTGGCCATCGACCATGGTGAAGTGATTCATGAACTCTTTTAA
- a CDS encoding PQQ-binding-like beta-propeller repeat protein codes for MNIYKLWILFLMLPLSNVDAGGWTSFRNGGVSKAPESKIMYPVNWSPLSGIAWQKEVEGYGQSTPVIWNDRIYLSSVKGKMKEQCVLNCFDLQTGNQIWKHEKSSGEKAASNYRVARAAPTPLVDESGIYVFYESGDLLALDHSKQVLWQRNLSHEFGKFKNHHGLGSSPAQSKDLLFLNVEHNGPSYFIAIEKNTGKTKWKINRPSGMSWTSPIVASNTVDQTEAVIISSNGRVDAYDSQNGKLLWGLGDLGGNSVPSPTFVDGLLFIGARIPQFGTQSAGSRSNLCLNLNHIHKKPSISWRAQKAVSDYTSPVISGECVYLINKVGVLYCLDINTGKQHFAKRLKEPCWATPVVIGKLIYLFGKNGGTLVLENGTQYKEIALNRLWAEKNPPAPENYVEYTGTKTEHKKKGDQQRRGGGIGAMLLENDKNNDGLISKAELPERFKAMMMRVDRNQDQVIDKEEIAWMEKKFREERANSRTQARDPIVYGVAAARGRIVIRTGTRLYCIEGNEK; via the coding sequence ATGAATATTTACAAACTCTGGATATTGTTTTTAATGCTGCCGCTTTCCAATGTTGATGCGGGAGGTTGGACTTCGTTTCGAAATGGAGGCGTCTCCAAAGCACCAGAATCCAAGATAATGTATCCAGTGAACTGGTCACCTCTTTCCGGAATTGCCTGGCAAAAAGAAGTCGAAGGATACGGACAGAGCACACCCGTTATTTGGAACGACCGTATTTACCTTTCCTCTGTCAAAGGAAAAATGAAAGAGCAATGTGTTTTAAACTGTTTTGATCTACAGACAGGAAACCAAATCTGGAAACATGAGAAAAGCTCAGGCGAAAAGGCTGCTTCAAATTATCGAGTCGCACGTGCTGCTCCTACTCCTCTGGTAGATGAATCGGGAATTTATGTATTTTATGAAAGTGGTGACCTGTTAGCCCTGGATCACTCGAAACAGGTTTTGTGGCAGCGTAATCTTTCACATGAATTTGGAAAATTCAAGAATCATCATGGTTTGGGAAGTTCACCTGCCCAATCAAAAGACCTTTTGTTTCTCAATGTAGAACATAATGGACCTTCTTATTTCATTGCGATTGAGAAAAATACTGGAAAAACCAAATGGAAAATCAATCGCCCTTCCGGCATGTCATGGACCTCCCCCATCGTCGCTTCTAATACGGTGGATCAGACTGAAGCAGTCATAATCAGCTCCAATGGACGTGTTGATGCCTATGACAGTCAAAATGGTAAACTGCTCTGGGGACTGGGAGATTTGGGAGGAAACAGTGTCCCTTCTCCCACGTTTGTAGATGGATTGCTTTTCATTGGAGCTAGAATTCCACAGTTTGGAACTCAATCAGCTGGAAGTCGTTCCAATTTGTGCCTTAATCTCAATCATATTCATAAAAAACCCAGCATCTCATGGCGCGCTCAAAAAGCAGTATCTGATTATACGAGCCCTGTGATCTCAGGAGAGTGTGTCTATTTAATAAACAAAGTGGGAGTTCTGTATTGTCTGGATATTAATACCGGGAAACAGCATTTCGCCAAACGTTTAAAGGAACCGTGTTGGGCAACTCCCGTTGTCATTGGAAAGTTGATCTATCTGTTTGGTAAAAATGGTGGCACGTTAGTATTGGAAAATGGAACTCAATACAAAGAGATTGCCTTAAATCGTTTATGGGCTGAGAAAAATCCACCTGCTCCTGAAAATTATGTCGAATATACTGGTACGAAAACCGAGCATAAAAAGAAAGGGGATCAGCAACGTAGAGGTGGTGGCATTGGAGCAATGCTGCTTGAGAATGATAAAAATAATGATGGTCTGATATCCAAAGCAGAGCTTCCAGAACGATTCAAAGCAATGATGATGCGTGTTGATCGCAATCAAGATCAAGTCATCGACAAAGAGGAAATCGCCTGGATGGAAAAAAAATTTCGTGAAGAGCGAGCTAATTCAAGAACACAAGCTCGTGATCCTATTGTGTATGGAGTCGCAGCTGCGAGAGGTAGAATCGTCATTCGAACTGGAACTCGATTGTATTGTATCGAAGGCAATGAAAAGTAA
- a CDS encoding SelL-related redox protein → MNQNSLKQALAAFPSAQGKTLVELSEAHPVLIVFLRHGGCPFCRQVLAQLQTYSEEIAERNLQLAIVHMMDQEQANKLLARYQLQNVETFSDPDRKLYELFQVKRGSLAETIGPAIWWSGFKTTVLSGYLPGIPGKDIQQLGAALVFDKGKVVASYFSENSADLPDWDLLLACEIPSH, encoded by the coding sequence ATGAATCAAAATTCTCTTAAACAAGCGCTTGCCGCTTTTCCATCAGCTCAAGGAAAAACGTTAGTCGAATTGTCGGAAGCTCATCCCGTCCTTATCGTTTTTCTGAGACACGGAGGTTGCCCCTTTTGCAGGCAAGTGCTGGCACAACTGCAAACGTATTCTGAAGAAATCGCAGAACGGAATCTGCAACTGGCAATTGTCCACATGATGGATCAGGAACAAGCCAATAAATTACTGGCCCGTTATCAACTACAAAACGTAGAAACTTTCAGCGACCCGGATCGAAAACTCTATGAGCTGTTTCAAGTCAAAAGAGGCAGCTTGGCTGAGACAATCGGACCTGCTATCTGGTGGTCTGGCTTTAAAACCACAGTCCTTTCTGGATACTTACCTGGAATTCCAGGTAAAGATATTCAACAACTGGGTGCCGCTTTAGTTTTTGACAAAGGGAAAGTTGTTGCCAGCTACTTTTCAGAAAATTCGGCAGACCTGCCTGACTGGGACCTGCTTCTTGCCTGCGAGATACCGTCTCATTAA